A DNA window from Syngnathus typhle isolate RoL2023-S1 ecotype Sweden linkage group LG2, RoL_Styp_1.0, whole genome shotgun sequence contains the following coding sequences:
- the nufip1 gene encoding nuclear fragile X mental retardation-interacting protein 1 isoform X1, translating to MDKLSFYPPPNFDCPPPNSIQQPQPPAVSKSSFHPSMWSWNESPCEPEPRMAYSGQANWNYQPASGIYGSQYSYGHHWYQPRQQNWSNYGPAWNRGKKRQNKKEPDYMHFCDPCDKGFKTQEKYEEHVAQHIKCSVPDCSFMAHEKIVSFHWKNTHAPGMKRIKLDTAEEIAKWREERRKSVFTNGCWLILRLVVTDSSFDLFCPRNYPTLQNIEKKRKLMQEREETGAVLETAQFGRMRGRGWRGRGHRGFHGQQPQGLRSSNADPAAERPPPHTQPAIHNGDPLGVLAKGDIESDKDDADTDSRPAGIVVAPKQMSAALGSLAANYGSMSESESDEGAQDSTIQKTKELIQENKELLGQNNGHFIDTRTVTQDTHTSKVSCPWSASNTSNDRRGQGRRGGRRGRQGRRGYQNMSRRPTLLEMLLAPDIRHERNVLLQCVRYVVRNDFFGLESKTQLKLGIKRTQGAGGSDREVKNECRTLSDSLVDSKACSVEGGTLTQKANTMPEIWTEENMAISPATATIDVIVDHSSAENSLDQAPLGDQAAAGVPDDTTRLGSLDTLSGTACDQAGLSLSHSGAGCEAASDQGVQATPPNEHLNMQKSNDPPVDSFANEEQVTDDKEEMASGHNHDHDSIASCESTCTNNIYDDEIWETAI from the exons ATGGATAAACTTAGCTTCTATCCTCCACCTAACTTCGACTGTCCGCCTCCGAACTCCATCCAACAACCTCAGCCGCCCGCCGTTTCAAAAAGCAGCTTCCACCCCAGCATGTGGAGTTGGAACGAGTCACCCTGCGAACCTGAGCCCAGGATGGCTTACAGCGGCCAAGCGAATTGGAACTATCAACCAGCGTCAGGAATCTATGGATCTCAATATTCATACG GTCATCATTGGTATCAACCCAGACAACAAAATTGGAGCAATTACGGACCAGCATGGAACCGTGGGAAAAAG CGTCAAAACAAGAAAGAACCGGATTATATGCATTTTTGTGACCCATGCGACAAAGGATTTAAAACCCAGGAGAAATATGAGGAGCATGTCGCTCAACACATAaag TGTTCTGTCCCAGACTGCAGCTTTATGGCACATGAAAAAATAGTCAGCTTTCATTGGAAAAAT ACCCACGCACCCGGAATGAAGAGAATTAAGTTGGACACCGCAGAAGAGATTGCAAAATGGAGAGAGGAGAGGCGCAAGTCTGTTTTTACAAATGGATGCTGGCTAATCTTGAGATTGGTAGTCACTGACAGCAGCTTTGACCTTTTTTGTCCCAGGAACTATCCAACTTTACAGAATAttgagaaaaagagaaaactgATGCAGGAACGGGAAGAGACGGGAGCAGTTCTGGAGACGGCTCAATTTGG ACGCATGAGAGGCAGAGGATGGCGTGGGAGAGGTCATCGCGGGTTTCACGGTCAACAACCCCAAGGTTTGCGTTCATCCAATGCTGACCCTGCAGCAGAGAGACCGCCACCCCACACCCAGCCAGCAATTCATAATGGTGATCCACTGGGAGTTTTGGCCAAAGGTGACATTG AGTCTGATAAAGATGATGCTGACACTGACTCCAGGCCCGCCGGCATTGTTGTTGCCCCAAAACAGATGAGTGCCGCACTCGGGTCTCTTGCAGCGAACTATGGCTCCATGAGTGAGAGTGAAAGTGATGAAGGAGCACAGG ACTCGACTATACAAAAAACCAAAGAActgatccaagaaaacaaggagTTGCTTGGCCAGAACAACGGCCATTTCATAGACACCAGAACCGTGACACAGGACACGCACACTTCCAAAGTGTCATGTCCTTGGTCTGCCTCGAACACGTCAAACGACCGAAGAGGACAagggagaagaggaggaagacgaggaaggCAAGGTCGCCGTGGATACCAAAATATGTCGCGGCGGCCCACTCTCCTTGAGATG CTTCTTGCCCCGGATATCCGCCATGAGAGAAACGTCCTCCTGCAGTGCGTTCGCTACGTAGTCCGAAATGACTTCTTTGGGCTGGAGAGCAAAACTCAGCTCAAGCTGGGGATCAAGCGGACACAAGGTGCTGGAGGTTCAGACCGGGAAGTTAAGAATGAATGCAGGACTTTGTCCGATTCCCTAGTTGATAGCAAGGCCTGTTCTGTTGAGGGTGGGACTTTAACTCAAAAAGCCAACACCATGCCAGAAATATGGACGGAGGAAAACATGGCGATTTCTCCAGCCACCGCCACAATCGATGTCATAGTTGATCACAGCTCAGCAGAGAATAGTCTGGATCAGGCGCCGCTCGGTGACCAAGCTGCTGCTGGAGTCCCTGATGACACAACTCGACTTGGTTCACTAGACACTTTGTCTGGTACAGCATGTGACCAAGCAGGCTTAAGTTTATCACATTCAGGAGCAGGCTGTGAAGCAGCAAGTGACCAAGGGGTCCAGGCCACACCACCAAATGAACATTTAAACATGCAAAAATCCAATGATCCCCCTGTGGATTCTTTTGCAAATGAAGAGCAGGTTACAGACGATAAGGAAGAAATGGCAAGTGGTCACAACCACGACCATGATTCAATAGCATCTTGTGAAAGTACATGTACCAATAATATTTATGATGATGAAATATGGGAAACGGCAATTTGA
- the nufip1 gene encoding nuclear fragile X mental retardation-interacting protein 1 isoform X2, giving the protein MDKLSFYPPPNFDCPPPNSIQQPQPPAVSKSSFHPSMWSWNESPCEPEPRMAYSGQANWNYQPASGIYGSQYSYGHHWYQPRQQNWSNYGPAWNRGKKRQNKKEPDYMHFCDPCDKGFKTQEKYEEHVAQHIKCSVPDCSFMAHEKIVSFHWKNTHAPGMKRIKLDTAEEIAKWREERRKNYPTLQNIEKKRKLMQEREETGAVLETAQFGRMRGRGWRGRGHRGFHGQQPQGLRSSNADPAAERPPPHTQPAIHNGDPLGVLAKGDIESDKDDADTDSRPAGIVVAPKQMSAALGSLAANYGSMSESESDEGAQDSTIQKTKELIQENKELLGQNNGHFIDTRTVTQDTHTSKVSCPWSASNTSNDRRGQGRRGGRRGRQGRRGYQNMSRRPTLLEMLLAPDIRHERNVLLQCVRYVVRNDFFGLESKTQLKLGIKRTQGAGGSDREVKNECRTLSDSLVDSKACSVEGGTLTQKANTMPEIWTEENMAISPATATIDVIVDHSSAENSLDQAPLGDQAAAGVPDDTTRLGSLDTLSGTACDQAGLSLSHSGAGCEAASDQGVQATPPNEHLNMQKSNDPPVDSFANEEQVTDDKEEMASGHNHDHDSIASCESTCTNNIYDDEIWETAI; this is encoded by the exons ATGGATAAACTTAGCTTCTATCCTCCACCTAACTTCGACTGTCCGCCTCCGAACTCCATCCAACAACCTCAGCCGCCCGCCGTTTCAAAAAGCAGCTTCCACCCCAGCATGTGGAGTTGGAACGAGTCACCCTGCGAACCTGAGCCCAGGATGGCTTACAGCGGCCAAGCGAATTGGAACTATCAACCAGCGTCAGGAATCTATGGATCTCAATATTCATACG GTCATCATTGGTATCAACCCAGACAACAAAATTGGAGCAATTACGGACCAGCATGGAACCGTGGGAAAAAG CGTCAAAACAAGAAAGAACCGGATTATATGCATTTTTGTGACCCATGCGACAAAGGATTTAAAACCCAGGAGAAATATGAGGAGCATGTCGCTCAACACATAaag TGTTCTGTCCCAGACTGCAGCTTTATGGCACATGAAAAAATAGTCAGCTTTCATTGGAAAAAT ACCCACGCACCCGGAATGAAGAGAATTAAGTTGGACACCGCAGAAGAGATTGCAAAATGGAGAGAGGAGAGGCGCAA GAACTATCCAACTTTACAGAATAttgagaaaaagagaaaactgATGCAGGAACGGGAAGAGACGGGAGCAGTTCTGGAGACGGCTCAATTTGG ACGCATGAGAGGCAGAGGATGGCGTGGGAGAGGTCATCGCGGGTTTCACGGTCAACAACCCCAAGGTTTGCGTTCATCCAATGCTGACCCTGCAGCAGAGAGACCGCCACCCCACACCCAGCCAGCAATTCATAATGGTGATCCACTGGGAGTTTTGGCCAAAGGTGACATTG AGTCTGATAAAGATGATGCTGACACTGACTCCAGGCCCGCCGGCATTGTTGTTGCCCCAAAACAGATGAGTGCCGCACTCGGGTCTCTTGCAGCGAACTATGGCTCCATGAGTGAGAGTGAAAGTGATGAAGGAGCACAGG ACTCGACTATACAAAAAACCAAAGAActgatccaagaaaacaaggagTTGCTTGGCCAGAACAACGGCCATTTCATAGACACCAGAACCGTGACACAGGACACGCACACTTCCAAAGTGTCATGTCCTTGGTCTGCCTCGAACACGTCAAACGACCGAAGAGGACAagggagaagaggaggaagacgaggaaggCAAGGTCGCCGTGGATACCAAAATATGTCGCGGCGGCCCACTCTCCTTGAGATG CTTCTTGCCCCGGATATCCGCCATGAGAGAAACGTCCTCCTGCAGTGCGTTCGCTACGTAGTCCGAAATGACTTCTTTGGGCTGGAGAGCAAAACTCAGCTCAAGCTGGGGATCAAGCGGACACAAGGTGCTGGAGGTTCAGACCGGGAAGTTAAGAATGAATGCAGGACTTTGTCCGATTCCCTAGTTGATAGCAAGGCCTGTTCTGTTGAGGGTGGGACTTTAACTCAAAAAGCCAACACCATGCCAGAAATATGGACGGAGGAAAACATGGCGATTTCTCCAGCCACCGCCACAATCGATGTCATAGTTGATCACAGCTCAGCAGAGAATAGTCTGGATCAGGCGCCGCTCGGTGACCAAGCTGCTGCTGGAGTCCCTGATGACACAACTCGACTTGGTTCACTAGACACTTTGTCTGGTACAGCATGTGACCAAGCAGGCTTAAGTTTATCACATTCAGGAGCAGGCTGTGAAGCAGCAAGTGACCAAGGGGTCCAGGCCACACCACCAAATGAACATTTAAACATGCAAAAATCCAATGATCCCCCTGTGGATTCTTTTGCAAATGAAGAGCAGGTTACAGACGATAAGGAAGAAATGGCAAGTGGTCACAACCACGACCATGATTCAATAGCATCTTGTGAAAGTACATGTACCAATAATATTTATGATGATGAAATATGGGAAACGGCAATTTGA